One Glutamicibacter mishrai genomic window carries:
- a CDS encoding DUF3710 domain-containing protein yields the protein MIFKRKKSKEHEAPVESSEAAAAPAEPKIGPFDIKDVEDTTEYLDFGSILIRPVSGLKVRMDVEESNKRVIAVSLEIAESRIQLMAFSSSKSESLWPGIKDKIKSDIGAQNGEIFTREGQYGEELLAKVPQQLPDGRAGHVALRFVGVDGSRWFLRAVIGGKAIADEEAAGVVDAILRDVIVNRGDKPLPPAELLPLNVPANAQTRPAQEEAQPEIKRPERGPEITQIG from the coding sequence ATGATTTTCAAGCGTAAAAAATCAAAAGAGCATGAGGCTCCGGTCGAGTCATCCGAGGCTGCCGCGGCACCGGCCGAACCAAAAATTGGCCCTTTCGACATCAAGGATGTTGAGGACACCACTGAGTACCTTGACTTCGGATCGATTCTTATCAGGCCAGTCAGCGGCCTCAAGGTCCGCATGGACGTAGAAGAATCAAATAAGCGCGTCATCGCTGTCTCGCTCGAGATCGCAGAGTCCCGCATCCAGCTCATGGCCTTCTCTTCATCGAAGTCCGAATCACTGTGGCCTGGCATAAAGGACAAGATCAAAAGCGATATCGGCGCGCAAAACGGCGAGATTTTCACCCGTGAAGGCCAATATGGCGAAGAGCTGCTGGCCAAGGTTCCGCAGCAGTTGCCAGACGGCCGTGCCGGGCATGTAGCTTTGCGCTTTGTCGGCGTTGACGGCTCGCGCTGGTTCCTCCGCGCGGTAATCGGCGGTAAGGCCATTGCCGATGAAGAGGCAGCTGGTGTTGTGGACGCGATCTTGCGCGATGTCATCGTGAACCGTGGCGACAAGCCACTGCCGCCGGCAGAACTACTGCCTCTGAACGTTCCGGCAAATGCCCAAACCCGCCCGGCGCAGGAAGAAGCGCAGCCAGAGATCAAGCGTCCGGAGCGCGGACCAGAGATTACCCAGATCGGCTAA
- the dut gene encoding dUTP diphosphatase codes for MSEPTISIAIKMLDSDLPVPSYAHPSDAGADLHAREGLVLEPGERALVRTGIALAIPHGYVGLVHPRSGLATKHGITVVNAPGTVDAGYRGEIMVTLLNTDKREAFTINRGDRIAQLVIQKVEQAAFTQVDSLEETARGAGGFGSTGGFAAN; via the coding sequence ATGAGTGAGCCAACAATCTCGATCGCCATCAAGATGCTAGACAGCGACCTTCCTGTGCCGAGCTATGCGCATCCTTCGGACGCCGGCGCTGACCTGCATGCTCGCGAAGGTCTGGTGCTCGAACCAGGGGAGCGTGCATTGGTGCGCACCGGCATCGCTCTGGCGATACCTCATGGCTACGTTGGCTTGGTTCACCCGCGGAGCGGACTGGCAACCAAACACGGCATCACAGTAGTTAATGCCCCCGGCACTGTTGACGCAGGGTACCGCGGTGAGATCATGGTCACGCTGCTGAATACCGACAAGCGGGAAGCTTTCACCATCAACCGCGGAGATCGCATTGCCCAGCTCGTGATCCAGAAAGTCGAGCAGGCAGCGTTCACCCAAGTTGATTCCCTCGAAGAAACAGCGCGTGGCGCCGGTGGCTTTGGATCGACCGGCGGATTTGCCGCTAACTAA
- a CDS encoding DUF3093 domain-containing protein, protein MSNTSPAASSVLYSEKLWPSASTWIWPIIIALTAGIAVAPVNTVLGWGVGIAMLIALVVIFLVRVPTIGVTETMVTVGRASIERQFIGEVVGYRGDEAFKQRGQKLHGLAYMLLRGWLDGVVKMEVTDERDTTPYWLTSTRRPEELAAALGGVMYEFTEEGKAEAVAEESSAQDSED, encoded by the coding sequence ATGAGTAACACCAGCCCTGCGGCATCGAGCGTCCTGTACAGCGAAAAACTTTGGCCTTCGGCCAGCACCTGGATTTGGCCGATCATTATCGCGCTGACCGCTGGTATCGCTGTGGCGCCGGTTAATACCGTGCTGGGCTGGGGCGTAGGCATAGCCATGCTCATCGCCTTGGTGGTCATTTTCCTGGTCCGCGTCCCAACGATTGGAGTCACCGAAACCATGGTGACTGTCGGCCGCGCTAGCATCGAACGTCAATTCATTGGCGAAGTCGTCGGTTACCGCGGAGACGAAGCGTTCAAGCAGCGTGGGCAGAAATTGCACGGGCTTGCCTACATGTTGCTGCGCGGATGGCTTGATGGCGTAGTCAAGATGGAAGTCACCGACGAACGCGACACCACCCCGTACTGGCTGACGTCCACCCGCCGGCCAGAGGAACTCGCAGCCGCTTTGGGTGGAGTCATGTACGAGTTCACCGAAGAAGGCAAAGCCGAGGCAGTAGCCGAAGAATCATCAGCACAGGATTCCGAAGACTGA
- a CDS encoding DUF4193 family protein — protein sequence MAFESAASAVISEEERAKEIAQLKAGKTAQMANLIDETETFLAEEYVLPGGEAAEEEAGVEILSEQADEFTCASCFMVRHRTQLVREDDGQKFCSECEG from the coding sequence ATGGCATTTGAATCTGCTGCATCAGCCGTCATCTCGGAAGAGGAACGCGCCAAAGAGATCGCTCAGCTCAAGGCGGGCAAGACCGCGCAAATGGCGAACCTGATCGACGAAACCGAAACGTTCTTGGCCGAAGAGTACGTGCTTCCAGGCGGGGAAGCGGCCGAGGAAGAAGCCGGGGTCGAGATTCTGAGCGAACAAGCCGACGAGTTCACCTGCGCGTCATGCTTCATGGTCCGCCACCGCACGCAACTGGTGCGGGAAGATGACGGGCAAAAGTTCTGCAGCGAGTGTGAAGGATAA
- the sepH gene encoding septation protein SepH encodes MRQLRLVGIHENGSSLQVSSDDGMSYELPVDDALRSAMAEIARSRAPRNREESSSVHSPREIQARVRAGASAYDLSLEWDIPVEDIVKYEGPVLAEREHMAELARRVEVSGPQTDAEYREVFGEEPADLGSMVVHRFNQLHIDSETARWNSWKDPEGQWIITVEFDSPLPTENVESLGADSSEASENIARWAFSPARKTLKNLNRWAQTLSEQVAPEYFRPISAVNQSEPEPPASNSPEVDETEELVTLLNARRGQRPKDQDPERESRFNDIIERGMSKYDAEDDDSLPHLPQGISPRTSQLVVVTDSDQDDSDAEDKQGEQNTEDSSPRKAKRSSVPSWDDIMFGKRKKDTDS; translated from the coding sequence ATGCGTCAGCTGAGACTGGTAGGAATTCATGAAAATGGTTCCAGCCTGCAGGTCAGCAGTGACGACGGGATGAGCTACGAGCTCCCCGTTGACGATGCACTGCGCAGTGCAATGGCAGAAATAGCTCGCTCACGGGCTCCGAGGAACCGTGAAGAGTCCTCCTCGGTCCACTCGCCACGTGAGATTCAGGCACGTGTACGTGCTGGCGCTTCTGCTTATGACCTGTCGCTTGAATGGGACATCCCGGTAGAAGACATCGTGAAATACGAGGGGCCAGTACTTGCAGAACGCGAGCACATGGCTGAGCTTGCGCGCCGCGTGGAAGTATCGGGACCGCAGACCGATGCCGAATACCGCGAGGTCTTCGGCGAAGAGCCAGCCGATCTCGGGTCCATGGTTGTGCACCGCTTTAATCAGCTGCACATCGATAGCGAGACTGCACGGTGGAATTCCTGGAAGGATCCAGAAGGCCAGTGGATCATCACCGTTGAATTCGATTCCCCGTTGCCAACGGAAAATGTCGAATCCCTTGGGGCCGATTCGTCGGAGGCATCGGAGAACATCGCCCGTTGGGCCTTCTCCCCTGCACGCAAGACGCTGAAGAACTTGAACCGCTGGGCGCAGACCCTCAGCGAACAAGTCGCTCCAGAATACTTTCGCCCCATCTCGGCTGTGAACCAGTCGGAGCCGGAGCCGCCAGCTTCCAATTCTCCTGAAGTTGATGAGACTGAAGAACTGGTGACCCTGCTCAATGCTCGTCGCGGCCAGCGTCCGAAGGACCAGGACCCGGAGCGCGAGTCCCGCTTCAACGACATTATCGAGCGTGGCATGAGCAAGTACGATGCCGAGGATGACGACTCCCTGCCCCACCTGCCGCAGGGCATTTCGCCCCGCACTTCGCAGCTGGTTGTTGTCACCGATTCCGATCAGGATGACTCAGACGCCGAGGACAAGCAGGGCGAACAGAACACCGAGGACTCCTCGCCGCGCAAGGCGAAGCGCTCATCGGTCCCAAGCTGGGATGACATCATGTTCGGCAAGCGCAAGAAGGACACTGATTCCTAA
- a CDS encoding alkaline phosphatase family protein: MPEQKIPDAPQYGEATLSEILPSAAAALGVPGYDNALGFKPTKRVVVVMVDGLGWNQLKSHVGHAPYLRSLFAVGRKIGTGFPSTTATSLSSLATGVTPGEHGMLGYDVIDPARRRVVNQLGGWPGDLNPEAWQTRPTVFEKVAEHGIHVATVSIPMFAKSALTRASLRGPKFVAANQPMARARATHTVFETHRSALVYTYFNELDKTGHKFGVDSSQWRDTLEELDYVIKNLVSRLPEETTVLITGDHGMVDVPQSQRIDYSQYPELIEGVELTSGEPRGVQLTFAPETNEAGRLEVKRAWHREFGSKAWVLTRQEAIERGYFGPIIPEHAARLGDLMILAAESIAFYDGRRVAPMAFDMVGQHGSLTSGERYVPLLMHRTT; this comes from the coding sequence GTGCCAGAGCAAAAAATCCCTGACGCGCCGCAGTATGGCGAGGCGACACTATCGGAGATCCTTCCTTCCGCAGCAGCCGCGCTAGGCGTCCCGGGGTATGACAATGCCCTCGGATTCAAGCCGACCAAGCGCGTAGTTGTGGTCATGGTGGACGGACTGGGGTGGAACCAGCTCAAGAGCCATGTTGGCCATGCTCCATATTTGCGTTCGCTCTTTGCCGTGGGTCGCAAGATCGGAACAGGGTTCCCTTCGACTACGGCAACGTCGCTGAGCAGCCTCGCCACCGGTGTCACTCCGGGAGAACACGGAATGCTCGGATACGACGTGATCGATCCGGCACGACGTCGAGTGGTCAATCAGCTCGGCGGCTGGCCCGGTGATCTGAATCCCGAGGCATGGCAAACCCGCCCGACGGTATTCGAAAAGGTGGCTGAGCATGGGATACATGTCGCCACGGTTTCCATTCCAATGTTCGCAAAGTCCGCACTAACTCGCGCTTCCTTGCGCGGGCCGAAGTTCGTCGCGGCGAATCAGCCGATGGCCCGGGCACGCGCAACGCATACCGTCTTTGAAACGCATCGCAGCGCACTGGTCTACACCTACTTCAATGAGCTGGATAAGACCGGACACAAATTCGGTGTCGATTCGAGCCAATGGCGCGACACTTTGGAAGAACTCGATTACGTTATCAAAAACCTGGTGTCCCGCCTGCCGGAGGAAACCACGGTGCTGATCACTGGCGACCACGGGATGGTTGATGTACCGCAATCGCAGCGGATCGACTACAGCCAGTATCCGGAACTGATTGAAGGCGTAGAGCTGACCAGCGGGGAACCTCGTGGAGTGCAGCTGACCTTTGCGCCGGAAACGAATGAAGCGGGCAGGCTGGAAGTCAAGCGCGCGTGGCACAGGGAGTTTGGCTCCAAGGCATGGGTCCTGACACGCCAGGAAGCCATCGAACGAGGCTATTTCGGGCCGATCATCCCTGAACATGCAGCCCGGCTGGGCGACCTGATGATTTTGGCCGCGGAGTCCATTGCTTTTTATGATGGGCGCCGGGTTGCCCCGATGGCCTTCGACATGGTCGGGCAACATGGATCGTTGACTTCGGGGGAGCGGTACGTACCGTTACTGATGCATCGAACTACTTAG
- a CDS encoding DUF5998 family protein, translated as MSSPTYSTAPGAELLDDLVRAGFYPQMVQDVLAEAMAGQPVLDHYVHLETHFDHTEVHRHITVMVKSEKVLFILHVDDQQLDDHGKDVMAQVSVEMIALSRIASVATSYVYHQPQHYSSADAVKELTFGMSWGGTKRIDLAPAACGDPQCDADHGLNGTSQPEDLVIRVSAEADGQRAVNKAREFAVRLRLATIA; from the coding sequence ATGAGTTCTCCAACATATTCGACTGCTCCAGGCGCTGAGCTTCTCGACGATCTGGTACGGGCGGGCTTCTACCCGCAGATGGTCCAGGACGTCCTTGCTGAGGCCATGGCCGGGCAGCCAGTACTTGACCACTATGTACACCTGGAAACTCATTTCGACCACACCGAAGTGCATCGCCATATTACGGTCATGGTGAAGAGCGAAAAAGTGCTTTTCATCCTGCACGTCGATGACCAGCAGCTTGATGACCATGGCAAGGATGTCATGGCGCAAGTATCCGTCGAAATGATTGCACTTTCGCGCATCGCGTCGGTAGCAACGAGTTATGTGTACCACCAGCCGCAGCACTATTCGTCGGCTGACGCGGTGAAGGAATTGACCTTCGGCATGTCCTGGGGTGGCACCAAGCGCATCGACCTGGCACCAGCGGCCTGCGGTGATCCCCAGTGCGACGCCGACCATGGACTCAACGGCACGTCCCAGCCAGAGGACCTCGTGATCCGGGTCAGCGCCGAAGCAGACGGCCAGCGCGCAGTGAACAAGGCCCGAGAATTCGCGGTACGACTACGTTTGGCAACGATCGCTTGA
- a CDS encoding GNAT family N-acetyltransferase has protein sequence MVDRKLSAAYPAHWEADVVLRDGTTAHLRPITPMDAQALQEMHKHQSETSVYLRYFTYKSSLTPKELERFTNVDHVNRVAFTVVRGSKIIGVGRYDRLDDPQEAEVAFNVSDEYQGTGIGSILLEHLAAAARENGIEKFSAEVLPENRKMLTVFSDAGYAVARHFEDGVVMLEFSINPTDKSREVTESREHRAEASSVAGLLSPQSIAVIGASRTWGKLGHDVLERIVESGYTGTVYAVNDAALEVGGMVAYGKVTELPGPVDVAVLCIPRAGILEAIKDCAKHGVKALVIMTAGYESAQGLSAQRELVALARANGMRVLGPASLGLINTDPEVNLHISGSTGASKPGNVGFFSQSAAMGMILQGVGIQQGVGVSSAISAGLRADVSGNDAMQFFEDDPRTDVVAMYLESFGNPRKFARIARRLARRKPVVVAKTDVMGRRLPPGHSVRVGQAPAGAMNAILRQSGVIRVRSSEELLDVTSLLSVFPPPQGPNVAIISNSLTIAEVVCDVAEDRNLNTAIHGEELDYSVGQSRTIPMLRSRLQELVDDPEVHTVLLAHLPYSGLETSAVLKVAREFLDQSKPVVTLVPGLSDSDITGGVKQGVPLYTSPTTAIGALAKAYGYQQWVDVPYEGIEDPAGIDADGAAEYLAELVATVSGSNLLELSEAQAQKLLGFYGIQIYGSRVVNTVEEAVEAADELGWPVALKANDPDLRQRLDLGGVRLSIPDRTSLEANFTHMKMLMQTYGVDALEVQSMAPAGQACVLKAVEDPLLGPVISFGLSGDPVNLLDDWAHGVAPLSTYDLEQLIRRPRSSVRLLGYQGLAAVDLNALKDFITRVSLFKDNHPEVTVAKFAPISVAADSLSVLSVNIQISNAEQRTDSVRRALRS, from the coding sequence ATGGTGGATCGTAAACTTTCGGCGGCATATCCGGCGCATTGGGAAGCTGATGTTGTGCTTCGCGACGGGACAACGGCACATTTGCGGCCCATCACCCCGATGGACGCGCAAGCCCTGCAGGAGATGCACAAGCATCAATCTGAAACCTCGGTCTACCTACGCTATTTTACGTACAAGTCCTCGCTGACCCCTAAAGAGCTCGAACGGTTCACGAACGTTGATCATGTGAATCGGGTCGCTTTCACCGTGGTGCGCGGATCAAAAATCATCGGCGTTGGACGCTATGACCGCCTTGACGATCCGCAGGAAGCGGAAGTCGCCTTCAACGTCTCCGACGAATACCAGGGCACGGGGATCGGATCCATTTTGCTTGAGCATCTGGCCGCCGCCGCCCGCGAGAACGGCATCGAGAAATTCTCCGCGGAGGTGCTACCGGAAAACCGCAAAATGCTCACCGTTTTCTCGGACGCCGGCTACGCAGTGGCCAGGCACTTCGAAGACGGCGTAGTGATGCTGGAATTCTCCATCAACCCCACCGACAAATCGCGCGAAGTCACCGAATCCCGGGAACACCGAGCCGAAGCGAGCAGTGTCGCCGGCCTATTATCACCGCAGTCCATCGCCGTAATTGGCGCCAGCCGCACCTGGGGAAAACTAGGCCACGATGTTCTCGAGCGTATTGTCGAGTCCGGGTACACCGGCACCGTCTACGCGGTCAACGATGCGGCGCTGGAAGTTGGCGGCATGGTCGCCTACGGCAAGGTCACCGAACTGCCGGGCCCAGTGGACGTGGCGGTGTTATGCATCCCCCGCGCGGGAATCCTCGAAGCAATCAAGGACTGCGCAAAACATGGGGTGAAAGCCCTGGTCATTATGACAGCCGGGTACGAGTCCGCCCAAGGGCTGAGCGCCCAGCGAGAGCTCGTCGCGTTGGCCCGGGCCAACGGGATGCGCGTTCTCGGCCCTGCCTCGCTCGGGCTGATCAACACCGATCCGGAAGTAAATCTGCATATCTCTGGGAGCACCGGAGCATCTAAGCCCGGCAACGTCGGGTTCTTCAGCCAATCGGCAGCCATGGGAATGATTCTCCAGGGCGTTGGCATCCAGCAAGGCGTTGGGGTGAGCAGCGCGATTTCCGCTGGGCTGCGCGCCGATGTATCGGGCAATGACGCCATGCAATTTTTCGAGGATGATCCGCGTACGGACGTTGTGGCCATGTACTTGGAGTCCTTTGGTAATCCGCGTAAATTCGCGCGCATCGCCCGCAGGCTGGCGCGTCGCAAGCCCGTTGTCGTGGCCAAAACCGATGTCATGGGCCGACGCCTGCCCCCAGGCCACTCGGTTCGCGTCGGCCAGGCTCCGGCGGGCGCTATGAATGCGATCTTGCGTCAATCTGGAGTCATTCGCGTACGTTCATCCGAAGAACTCTTGGATGTTACGTCGCTGCTTTCGGTCTTCCCGCCGCCGCAAGGACCAAATGTCGCGATCATCTCCAATTCGCTGACGATCGCCGAAGTCGTCTGCGACGTGGCGGAAGACCGAAATCTCAATACAGCGATCCACGGCGAAGAACTCGACTACAGTGTCGGGCAGTCGCGAACCATCCCAATGCTTCGGAGCCGGCTCCAGGAACTGGTCGACGATCCAGAAGTCCACACGGTGCTGCTGGCGCATCTGCCGTATTCCGGACTAGAGACTTCAGCGGTTCTCAAGGTCGCCCGTGAATTCCTCGACCAATCCAAGCCGGTTGTGACCTTGGTTCCCGGTCTGTCGGATTCCGATATCACCGGCGGCGTAAAGCAAGGAGTCCCGCTTTATACCTCGCCGACCACCGCCATCGGGGCTTTGGCCAAAGCCTACGGCTACCAGCAGTGGGTTGATGTTCCCTACGAAGGCATCGAAGACCCGGCGGGCATCGATGCCGACGGAGCTGCCGAATACCTTGCGGAACTGGTGGCTACGGTTTCGGGATCCAACCTGTTGGAACTGTCCGAAGCGCAGGCACAAAAGCTGCTGGGCTTCTATGGGATCCAGATCTACGGATCACGAGTCGTCAATACCGTGGAAGAAGCCGTGGAAGCAGCCGATGAACTGGGCTGGCCTGTCGCGCTCAAAGCCAATGATCCAGACCTGCGCCAAAGATTGGATCTCGGCGGCGTCCGGTTGAGCATTCCGGACCGGACGAGCCTGGAAGCCAACTTCACCCATATGAAGATGCTGATGCAGACCTATGGTGTTGATGCCCTGGAAGTTCAAAGCATGGCCCCGGCTGGCCAAGCGTGCGTGCTCAAAGCCGTAGAAGATCCACTCCTGGGACCGGTTATTTCGTTCGGTCTCAGTGGTGACCCGGTGAATTTGTTGGACGATTGGGCCCACGGGGTCGCGCCGCTGTCCACGTATGATTTGGAACAGCTGATTCGCCGTCCGCGAAGCAGCGTTCGCCTGTTGGGGTATCAAGGACTTGCCGCAGTGGATCTTAACGCCTTGAAAGACTTCATCACCAGGGTGTCGCTGTTCAAGGACAACCATCCCGAGGTCACTGTCGCGAAATTCGCTCCGATTTCCGTCGCGGCTGATTCATTGAGCGTTCTCTCGGTCAATATCCAGATCAGCAATGCTGAGCAGCGCACCGACAGTGTCCGGCGAGCCTTGAGGAGCTGA
- a CDS encoding DNA gyrase/topoisomerase IV subunit A, whose amino-acid sequence MARKKSEEIPEDFIENIVDIDVTNEMESSFLEYAYSVIYSRALPDARDGLKPVQRRILFQMSQMGLRPEKGHVKSARVVGEVMGKLHPHGDAAIYDAMVRLAQDFSLRLPLIDGHGNFGSLDDGPAAPRYTEARLAASAVAMTANLDEDVVNFIPNYDNQFMQPEVLPAAFPNLLVNGTTGIAVGMATNMAPHNLGEVIAASRHLLLEPEATVEELMKFIPGPDLPSGGSIIGLDGVKDAYRTGRGLFRTRATVALEKISARKSALVVTELPYTVGPEKVIEKIKDGVNNKKIVGISDVVDLTDRHHGLKLVIELKNGFNPNAVLASLYKYTPMEDSFGINNVALVNGQPRTMGLRELLTVYVDHRIDVVRRRTVHRLAKREDRLHLVEGLLIAIVDIDDVIAIIRSSEQTNEARQRLMTVFDLSEPQANHILELRLRQLTKYSKLELETEAEQLREEIEKLRAILESDQLLRSVVSDELEEMAETFGTPRRTKLLKSAQLAPLKGTALPEAVGSGKQAKLTMEISDSACWALLSATGQIARTHDRTDLDFSSARIKHDVLLSQVPSTARGEIGALTSTGRIIRISLIDVPVLPESHGFPQLAQGVPVAEFLKLPKNESVIALVPLNAVLAIGTRNGVVKRVTPEYPLNRDEFEAITLKDDDVVVAASVAGEDDELVFLTRGAQLLRFPASAVRPQGRTGRGMAGIKLGADDHVIFFGVVPATAGNAVVATIAAGSQTLPGTSGQSVKLTDFAEFPAKGRATAGVRAHRFVKGEDHLQLAYAGQGPARASSTAGVVRALPTEFGKRDGSGAPLAQSINILGGSLSASRISATAEEAGSELEPDQAPVQEERPKAAPAFNPGEDTLPFDDGGVIL is encoded by the coding sequence ATGGCTCGAAAGAAGTCTGAAGAGATTCCAGAGGATTTCATTGAAAACATCGTCGACATCGACGTCACCAATGAAATGGAATCCTCCTTCTTGGAGTACGCCTACTCCGTCATCTATTCACGCGCGCTTCCTGATGCCCGCGACGGGCTGAAGCCGGTCCAGCGTCGAATTCTTTTCCAGATGTCCCAGATGGGCTTGCGCCCCGAGAAGGGGCACGTGAAGTCTGCGCGCGTGGTCGGCGAAGTCATGGGTAAATTGCACCCGCATGGCGATGCCGCGATTTATGATGCGATGGTCCGCCTGGCCCAGGATTTCTCGCTGCGTCTGCCGTTGATCGATGGCCATGGCAACTTCGGTTCCCTTGACGATGGGCCAGCTGCGCCTCGTTATACCGAGGCTCGCCTGGCGGCATCGGCCGTAGCAATGACCGCGAACCTGGATGAAGATGTCGTCAACTTCATTCCGAACTACGACAACCAGTTCATGCAGCCAGAAGTGCTCCCGGCCGCCTTCCCGAACTTGCTGGTTAACGGAACCACCGGCATTGCCGTGGGCATGGCCACCAATATGGCACCTCACAACCTCGGCGAAGTCATCGCAGCCTCGCGCCACCTATTGCTGGAGCCTGAAGCAACCGTCGAAGAACTGATGAAGTTCATCCCCGGACCCGACCTGCCCTCCGGCGGCAGCATCATCGGCCTCGATGGCGTGAAAGATGCATACCGCACCGGGCGCGGCCTATTCCGTACCCGGGCGACGGTGGCGCTGGAGAAAATCTCGGCACGCAAGTCCGCCCTGGTCGTCACCGAGCTTCCATACACTGTGGGGCCGGAGAAGGTCATCGAAAAGATCAAGGACGGTGTCAACAACAAGAAGATCGTCGGGATCTCCGATGTTGTCGATCTCACCGATCGCCATCATGGCTTGAAACTGGTCATTGAGCTGAAGAATGGTTTCAACCCCAACGCCGTGCTGGCCAGCCTTTACAAGTACACCCCGATGGAAGATTCCTTCGGCATCAACAACGTTGCCTTGGTTAACGGGCAGCCGCGGACCATGGGACTGCGTGAACTGCTCACCGTCTACGTCGACCATCGGATCGACGTTGTACGCCGACGGACCGTTCACCGCTTGGCCAAGCGTGAAGACCGGTTGCACCTGGTCGAGGGCCTGCTGATCGCCATCGTCGATATCGACGATGTCATCGCGATCATCCGCTCTTCCGAACAGACCAACGAGGCGCGCCAGCGCCTGATGACCGTCTTCGACTTGAGCGAACCGCAAGCCAACCACATCCTGGAACTGCGCCTGCGCCAGTTGACCAAGTATTCAAAGCTTGAATTGGAAACCGAAGCAGAACAGCTGCGCGAGGAAATCGAGAAGCTGCGCGCCATTTTGGAGTCGGATCAGCTGTTGCGTTCTGTCGTCTCCGACGAGCTGGAAGAGATGGCCGAGACCTTCGGCACTCCGCGACGCACCAAACTGCTCAAGTCCGCGCAGCTCGCCCCGCTCAAGGGCACCGCGCTGCCCGAAGCGGTAGGCAGCGGCAAGCAGGCCAAGCTAACCATGGAGATCTCCGATAGCGCCTGCTGGGCTTTGCTCTCTGCCACCGGCCAGATCGCGCGGACCCACGACCGCACGGACTTGGACTTCTCTTCGGCTCGCATCAAACATGACGTGCTGCTCTCCCAAGTGCCTTCCACGGCCCGCGGTGAGATCGGCGCGCTGACCAGCACCGGCCGGATCATCCGCATCTCCCTGATCGATGTACCGGTGCTACCCGAGTCCCATGGATTCCCGCAGCTGGCGCAGGGCGTGCCGGTCGCTGAATTCTTGAAGCTGCCAAAGAACGAATCGGTGATCGCGCTGGTTCCGCTGAACGCGGTCCTGGCCATCGGCACCCGCAATGGCGTAGTCAAGCGGGTGACTCCCGAGTACCCGCTGAATCGCGATGAGTTCGAGGCGATTACCCTCAAGGATGACGACGTCGTGGTGGCTGCCAGTGTGGCCGGCGAGGATGACGAATTGGTCTTCCTCACCCGTGGCGCTCAGCTGCTGCGGTTCCCGGCCTCGGCAGTACGGCCTCAAGGACGCACCGGTCGCGGCATGGCGGGCATCAAGCTTGGCGCCGATGACCACGTCATCTTCTTCGGCGTCGTTCCGGCGACCGCAGGCAATGCCGTGGTTGCAACGATCGCGGCTGGTTCGCAGACCTTGCCGGGAACTTCTGGCCAGTCGGTGAAGCTGACTGATTTTGCGGAATTCCCCGCCAAGGGCCGTGCCACAGCCGGTGTACGCGCACATCGCTTCGTCAAGGGCGAAGACCACTTGCAACTTGCCTACGCCGGACAGGGGCCAGCACGAGCCAGCTCCACAGCCGGTGTGGTCAGGGCTCTGCCAACGGAATTCGGCAAGCGTGACGGCTCTGGTGCGCCATTGGCCCAGTCCATCAATATCCTGGGCGGCTCGTTGAGCGCGAGCCGGATTTCAGCCACAGCTGAAGAGGCTGGATCGGAACTTGAGCCGGATCAGGCCCCGGTTCAGGAGGAACGCCCGAAGGCGGCTCCAGCATTCAATCCGGGCGAGGATACCCTGCCCTTTGATGATGGAGGAGTCATCCTCTAG